A window of Kineococcus sp. NBC_00420 genomic DNA:
CCGGGTCGTCGTCCGGGTCGGGGAGGCCGAGGGACTGGCGGACGCCTCCCAGGCCACCTCGTCGGGAGGCGATGACGCCTACGACCTCGACGCCAACTTCTGGATCGACGCGCTCCCCACCGACGGCCGGATCGTCGTCACCGTGAGCTGGGTGCAGGCCGGGCTCGGGGAGTCCCGGACCGAGCTCCGGCTCCGGCCGTGGACCGGGGACGACGTCCTGCGGTTGCTCTAGGCCCGCCCGATCGTCCGTTCGAGTTCTCGGGTCCGCGCCTCGCGACGTTGCATCCGCTCGAAGTCGCGGTCGCGACGTTCGACGAGGACGGCCACGAGGAAGCGTTCCGGGTCGGCCTGCGCGGGCGGGGCGGGGTTCACGAACGGGATCAGCGCCCCGGCGAGCTGGAGGCCCAGCGCGGTCCGCGAAGCGGGGTTGAGGGTGGCCGTGCGGGCGAGGAACTGCCGGGCCGCCGTCGTGGTGTCGAGCGGGAGCCGGCCGATGTCGGCGGTGCGGGCCCAGCCCGCCAGTTCCGGCGGCATCGGCGGCAGCGGGACGTGGCGGGCGGAACTGCGTTCGCGCACGACGTAGGTCCCGGCCAGCAGGTCGCCGACCCGCTTGCCCCGCTGGGTGATCAGCGAGCAGATGATCGCCGGGCTGCCCGCCAGGCTCCAGAGTTCGAAGAGCCCCAGGACGGCGCGCACGAGGGAGTGCCGGAAGCGCACCGGGCCGCCGTCGTCGCGCACGACGCGGACGCCCATGACGAGCTTGCCCACCGTGCGCCCGCGGGTCGCGGTCTCGACCGCGACGGGGATGCCGACGAAGCAGAGCACCGTCTCGGCCAGCGTGATCGCCGCGGAGGCGGCCTCGTCGGTGTCGGAGAGCAGCGCCGACGTCCCCCACAGCAGCGCGCCGAAGACGAGGCCGACGATCACGGCGTCCAGCAGCGCGGAGAGCATCCGGGACGCGAACGACGCCGCGCGCAGGCCGAGGACGACGGCCTCACCGGTGACGATCTCGCCGACGGGTTCCCCGACCGGGCCAGCAGCACTCACCACCCCACCGTATCCGGGCGGCCCGACCCGGGTGCACGATGCTGGAGTGGACTCGCACGGCTCCTGGACCTCACCTCTCACCGCCGACGCCGTCGCCGCGGCGGCACTGCGGTTGACCGCCGTCGCCCTCGACGGGGAGGGGCGTACGTGGTGGTCCGAGGGCCGTCCCGCCGAGGGGGGCCGGGTGGCCGTGATGCGCCGCGACCCCGACGGCGGGGTCGTCGAGGCGACCCCGTCCCTGGACGCGCGGACCCGGGTCCACGAGTACGGCGGCGGCTCCTGGGGGCTGGTCCGGTCCGCGCAGGGCGAGGTCGGGGTCGTCGCGGCCTCGGCGGGCGACCAGCGCTGGTTCCACGTCAGCGCCCCGCACCGCGCGCCGCGCCCGCTGACCCCGGCCGACGGGGTCCGCTACGCCGATCCCGTGCAGGTGGGGGACGGGGTGGTGCTCGTCGCCGAGGACGTCTCCGGTGAGGTCCCCCGGCGCGCCCTCGTGCACGTCCCGCTCGACGGTTCCGGCCCGCGGGAACTCTTCAGCGGGCCGCGGTTCCTGGCCGCGCCGCGGCTCTCCCCGGACGGGACGCGACTGGTCTGGATCAGCTGGGAACACCCCGACATGCCGTGGCAGGCGACCCTGTTGTGGGAGGCCTCCGTCGTCGACGGGGGACTGCGCGACGTGCGGGTGCTGGCCGGGCAGGACCAGCGGCAGTCCCTGGTCCACCCGGGTTTCGCCCCCGACGGCACCGTCCTCGTGGTCAGCGACCGCGACGGCTGGTGGAACCTGCACGAAGTGGTCGACGGCGGGCTGCGTCCGGTGCTGCCCGAGGCCGCCGAACAGGGTTTCCCGCCGTGGGTGTTCGCGACGACGTCCTGGGCGGCGCTGGACGCCGAGCGGATCGCGCTGATCCACGCGGCCGACGTCGGGTACCGCCTCGACGTGGTCCACCGGGGTTCCGGGGAACTGCACCGCCTCGACCTGCCGTTCACGGCCTGGACCCCGGTGCTCGCCGCCGTGGACGGCCGGATCGCCGCGATCGCGGCCTCGCCGACCACCCCCGCCGCGGTCGTCCTGCTGGACCCGGCGACCTCGGCCGTGGACGTCGTGCGGTCGGCCGCCGCGGCACCCGACCCCGCCTACCTCCCCGTCCCGCGCCCGCTCGAGGTGTCCAGTTCCGGGCGGACCGTCCACGCCCACCACTACCCGCCGACGCACCCCGACCACGTGGACGGCGGGCCCGCCCCGCACGTCCTGTTCGTGCACGGCGGACCCACGGCGCAGTCGCAGGCCGCGTACTCGCCGGAGGTCGCGTTCTTCACCTCCCGCGGCATCGGGGTCGTCGACGTCCAGTACGGCGGGTCCACCGGGTACGGCCGCGCGTACCGCGAGGCCCTCGACGGCAACTGGGGGATCGTCGACGTCGAGGACTGCGCCGCCGTGGCCCGCCGGCTCGTCGCCGACGGTCTCGCCCCGGCCGGGCAGGTGGGCATCCGGGGTGGCAGCGCCGGCGGATTCACCGTCCTCGCGGCATTGACCGGGACCGACGCGTTCTCCGCCGGGACCTCCTACTACGGGGTGGCGGACCTGCGGGCGCTGGCCGCCGAGACCCACGACTTCGAGTCCCGCTACCTCGACTCCCTGGTCGGTCCGCTGCCCCAGGCCGAGGCGGTGTACGTCGAGCGGGCGCCGCTGTCCCACGTCGACGACCTGTCCTGCCCGGTCCTGCTGCTGCAGGGAGCCGACGACCCGGTGGTCCCGCGGGCCCAGGCCGAGGCGTTCGCCGACGCGTTGGCCCGCAAGGGGTTGCCGCACGCGCTGCTGGTGTTCCCCGGTGAGCAGCACGGGTTCCGCCGGGCCGAGAACGTCGTCGCCTCGCTCGAGGCGGAACTGTCGTTCTACGGGCAGGTCTGGGGTTTCGTCCCGCCCGGCGTCCCGCGGCTGCAGCTGCGCTGATCAGCGCGCCAGGAGTTCCAGGGTGTCGACGACCCGGTTCGAGAAGCCCCACTCGTTGTCGTACCAGGCGACGACCTTGACGTGGCGGCCGTCGACCCGGGTCAGGGCGGAGTCGAACACCGCGGAGGCGGGTCGGCCGGTGATGTCGCTGGACACCAGGGGTTCCTCGGAGAACTCGAGGATCCCGTTCAGGGGCCCGTCGGCGGCGGCGCGGTAGGCGGCGAGGACCTGCTCGCGGGTGACGTCGCGGGCCACCGTGGTGTTGAGCTCGACGATCGAGCCGACCGGCACGGGGACCCGGATCGAGTCGCCGGACAGCTTCCCCGCCAGGTTCGGCAGGACCAGCCCGATGGCCTTCGCGGCGCCCGTCGTCGTCGGGACGATGTTCACCCCGGCCGCGCGGGCGCGCCGCAGGTCGCGGTGCGGGCCGTCCTGCAGGTTCTGCTCCTGGGTGTAGGCGTGGACGGTCGTCATGAACCCGTGCTCGATCCCGGCGAGGTCGTCGAGGACCGAGGCCAGCGGGGCCAGCGCGTTCGTCGTGCACGAGGCGTTGGAGACGATCGTGTGGGCCTGCGCGTCGTAGGCGCCGGTGTTCACGCCGTAGGCCAGGGTCACGTCCGCACCGTCGGCGGGGGCGCTGACCAGGACCTTGCGGGCCCCGGCCCGCAGGTGGGCCCGCGCGGCGCCGGCCGCGGTGAAGCGTCCCGTCGACTCCAGGACGAGGTCGACCCCGAGTTCCGCCCAGGGCAGGTCCGCCGGCTCGCGTTCGGCGAGCACGCGCACGCGCCGCCCGTCGACGACGAGGTCGGAACCCTCGACCTCGACGGTGCGGTCGAACCGGCCGAGGGAGGAGTCGTAGCGCAGCAGGTGCGCCAGCGTCCCGGGGGCGCTCAGGTCGTTGACGGCGACGAGTTCCAGGTCGCTCCCGCGGGTGAGGAGGGCGCGCAGGGTGTTGCGGCCGATGCGGCCGAAACCGTTGATGGCGATGCGGGTCATGCCTCGAGGTTCGGTGTTCCGCCGGCGCGCGACCAGTGGCCGCAGCGACACCGGCCGCAAGGATCCCGCCAGGGTCAGGGGGCGAAGGTGTGCCGGTAGGCCGTCGGGGAGGTCCCGAGGACCCGCCGGAAGTGCAGCCGCAGGTTCGCGCCGCTGCCCAGCCCGACACGGTCGGCGATCTGCTCGACGCCGAGGTCGCTGCGTTCCAGGAGTTCCCGCGCCGCGTCGATCCGCGTCCGCAGCACCCACTGCATCGGGGTGTACCCGGTGCCCTCCAGGAACCGGCGCGAGAACGTCCGGGCCGACACCCGCGCGTGACGGGCGAGCGCCTCCAGCGTCAGCGGTTGCCCGAGGTGGCGCAGCACCCACTCCCGGGTGCCGGCGTAGAGGTCGTCGACCGGTTCCGGGACGCTGCGCGGGACGTACTGGGCCTGGCCGCCGCTGCGGTAGGGCGCGGTGACGAGGCGACGGGCGGTGTGGTTCGACAACCCGACGCCGTGGTCGCGCCGGACCAGGTGCAGGCACAGGTCGAGCCCGGACGCCGCGCCGGCGGAGGTGAGGACGCTGCCCTCGTCGACGAAGAGGACGTTCTCGTCGACCCGGACCGCGGGGTGGCGCTGCGCGAGGGCCCGCGCGTAGTGCCAGTGCGTCGTCGCGCGCAGGCCGTCCAGCAACCCGGTGGCGGCCAGGGCGAAGGCGCCGGTGGAGATCGCGGCGAGGCGGGCACCGCGGGCGTGCGCGGCCCGCAACGCCTCGACCACCTCGGGGGCGGGACGGGTCGTCGCGGGGTCGCGGTAGCCGGGGACGAACACGGTGTCGGCCTCCTGCAGCGCCTCCAGACCCTCCGCGACCTGGTAGGCCAGCCCGTCCCCACCGCGGACGGCGCCCGGCCGCGCGCCGCAGACCCGGACCTCGTAGGGCATGCTCGGCCGCCGCGAGAAGACCTGGGCGGGGATCCCGACGTCGAGGGGTTTCGCGCCGTCCAGCACCAGGACGGCCACCCGGTGCGCTCCGCCCGTCCCCGCCACGGGTCGACGGTAGCTTGGGGGGGGTGGACGTCGACGCCTTCCGAGCGGTGCACGAGCACGAGTGGACGCGGTTGCGCCGCCTCGTCGGGCAGCGCCATCTCAACGGCCAGGAGGCCGACGAACTCGTCGTGCTCTACCAGCGGACGGCGACCCACCTCTCCTCGTTGCGCTCCGCGCAGTCGGAGCCGGTGCTCCTCGACGAGCTTTCCACCGTGCTGGTCCGGGCGCGGGCGCGGCTCACGGGATCGCGCTACACGGCCTGGCGCCAGGTCGTGCACTTCACGACGCGGGGACTGCCCGCGGCGTTGTGGCGGGTGCGCTGGTGGACGTCCGGGGCGGCCGCGTTCACGATCCTGCTCGCCGTCGTCTCGGGGGTCTGGATGGCCGGGAACCCCGCCGCCCAGGCGAGCCTGTTCGGCTCCGACGAGAACGTCCGCCAGCTGGTGAACTCCGACTTCTCGGGCTACTACTCCGAGTACGGGCACGCGTCCTTCGCCGGGAGGGTCTGGACGAACAACGCCGTCGTCGCCGCGACCTGCATCGCGCTGGGCATCACCGGGGTCTTCGTCGTGGTCGCGTTGACCCAGAACGCCGTGAACGTGGGGCTGCAGGGCGGCCTGCTCATCGAGAACGGCCGCGGTGAGCTGTTCTTCGGGTTGATCCTGCCGCACGGTCTGCTCGAGCTGACCGCGGTGTTCGTGGCCGCCGGCGCGGGGATGAAGTTGTTCTGGGCGTGGGTCTCTCCCGGCGCCCGCACCCGCTCGCAGTCGTTGGCCACCGAGGGCCGGGCGATGATGGGCATCGCCCTCGGCCTGGTGTTCGTCCTGTTCGTGTCGGGACTCATCGAGGGTTTCGTCACCCCCTCGGGCCTGCCGACGTGGGCGCGGATCGGCGTCGGGGCGCTGGCCGAGGTCGCGTTCCTCACCTACGTCCTCGTCCTGGGCCGACCCGCGGCCCGGGCGGGGGAGACCGGCGACCTCGAGGAACGCTTCGCCGGCGACACCGCGCCCGTCAGCGCGTAGCTCAGCCGCTGCCCAGCAGGCTGCGGGTGAGCGACTCCGCGTCGGAGAGCAGTTCGTCCAGCGCCGCCCGCACGTCCTCGTCGCGGACGTCGTGACCGGCCTCGGCCCCGAACAGGACCGCGCGGCGCAGCAGTTCCTTCGCGAAGCTCGCCGTGACCCCGGCGCTCCGGGCGGCGGCGTCGCGCAGGACCTCCTCCGACACCCCGAGCCCGCGGGCGTAGAGGCGGAACAGCTCCAGGCGGGCGGCCTCATCCGGCAGCGGGACCTCCACGGCCAGGTCGACCCGGCCCGGGCGTTGCGCCAGCGCCCGTTCCAGCAGGTCCGCCCGGTTCGTCGTGAGCAGGAACGCGACGTCGGCGTCGCCGTCGAGGCCGTCCATCGCGTCCAGCAGCTCGAAGAGCAGCGGCCGCTCGCCGGGGGAGTGGCCGCGGTCCTCGGCTACGAGGTCGCAGTCCTCGAGCACGACGATCGCGGGCTGCATCGCGCGGGCCAGGTGCGCGGCCAGCGTCACGAAACCCAGGGTCTGACCGGCGAGCAGGACGACCGTCGTCCCCTGCGCACGGGCCACGAGGTGGCGCACGGTGAGCGTCTTGCCGGTCCCGGGCGGGCCGTAGAGCAGGATCCCGCGCTTGAGGTGCTGGCCCGCCCGTGCCAGCTGCTCGGCGTGGGCGCCCACCCCGACGACGTGGCGCGCGATGCGTTCCAGCGCACCGTCGGGGAGCACGACGTCACCGGCCCCCACGGTGGGACGGTGGACGAAGGTGATCCCGGAGTTGTTGTGCTCGTAGGGCGACCCGGAGAACGACAGCACCTGACCCCGCAGGACGCTGTGCTCGATCATCAGCCGGCGGACCTCGGCGATGAACTCCGGGACGAGGCCCTCCTCCGGGCAGGCGACCTCGAACCCCGCCGGGTGCCCGCTGTGCCGTTGCGCCGAGCGCTGCAGCACCGCGACGGGCTGCCCGTCGAAGTGCAGCATCCGCACCCCGAACGCGACGACGCGCCGGGTGGTGTCCGGGCCGGTGGGCAGGTTCACCCGGTCCACGGCGCCGGTGCCGAACCGGCCGAAGACCCCGGACAGGAAGTCGGAGAACCCCTGGTGGTTGCGCTGGTCGCCACCGCCGATGCCGACGACCTCCTCCTCGCCGCCGCGTTCCGCCAGCAGCGTCAGGGCGATGTCGAGGTCGACGTACTGGTGCTCGGGGACCTCCTCGCGCACCACCGGCACCTGCTGGGCAGGGACGCCCAGGAAGGCGCCCACCACGTCCCCGACGGCGGGCCGGGACTCGTCCGCGTCGACCTGCTGGGAGTGCACGACGTCGTCCAGGAACGTCCGGATCGACCGGGCCAGGTCACGGGTCTCTGCGTCCATGCCCTGATCGTGTCGGGGGGCTCGGACACTGCGCCACCGACTTCCGGAAACCGGTCAGGTCCACCCGCGAACGGTCCGGGTGGACGCGGTTCGTGAGCAGCACCCGACACGTTCCCCGCACCGGGTCCAGGAGCAGCGACGTCCCGGTGAACCCCGTGTGGCCCAGGTGGTCCGGGGTCGGCATCCAGCTCGGGTCACCCACCCGCAGACCC
This region includes:
- a CDS encoding S9 family peptidase encodes the protein MDSHGSWTSPLTADAVAAAALRLTAVALDGEGRTWWSEGRPAEGGRVAVMRRDPDGGVVEATPSLDARTRVHEYGGGSWGLVRSAQGEVGVVAASAGDQRWFHVSAPHRAPRPLTPADGVRYADPVQVGDGVVLVAEDVSGEVPRRALVHVPLDGSGPRELFSGPRFLAAPRLSPDGTRLVWISWEHPDMPWQATLLWEASVVDGGLRDVRVLAGQDQRQSLVHPGFAPDGTVLVVSDRDGWWNLHEVVDGGLRPVLPEAAEQGFPPWVFATTSWAALDAERIALIHAADVGYRLDVVHRGSGELHRLDLPFTAWTPVLAAVDGRIAAIAASPTTPAAVVLLDPATSAVDVVRSAAAAPDPAYLPVPRPLEVSSSGRTVHAHHYPPTHPDHVDGGPAPHVLFVHGGPTAQSQAAYSPEVAFFTSRGIGVVDVQYGGSTGYGRAYREALDGNWGIVDVEDCAAVARRLVADGLAPAGQVGIRGGSAGGFTVLAALTGTDAFSAGTSYYGVADLRALAAETHDFESRYLDSLVGPLPQAEAVYVERAPLSHVDDLSCPVLLLQGADDPVVPRAQAEAFADALARKGLPHALLVFPGEQHGFRRAENVVASLEAELSFYGQVWGFVPPGVPRLQLR
- the gap gene encoding type I glyceraldehyde-3-phosphate dehydrogenase; translation: MTRIAINGFGRIGRNTLRALLTRGSDLELVAVNDLSAPGTLAHLLRYDSSLGRFDRTVEVEGSDLVVDGRRVRVLAEREPADLPWAELGVDLVLESTGRFTAAGAARAHLRAGARKVLVSAPADGADVTLAYGVNTGAYDAQAHTIVSNASCTTNALAPLASVLDDLAGIEHGFMTTVHAYTQEQNLQDGPHRDLRRARAAGVNIVPTTTGAAKAIGLVLPNLAGKLSGDSIRVPVPVGSIVELNTTVARDVTREQVLAAYRAAADGPLNGILEFSEEPLVSSDITGRPASAVFDSALTRVDGRHVKVVAWYDNEWGFSNRVVDTLELLAR
- a CDS encoding RDD family protein gives rise to the protein MSAAGPVGEPVGEIVTGEAVVLGLRAASFASRMLSALLDAVIVGLVFGALLWGTSALLSDTDEAASAAITLAETVLCFVGIPVAVETATRGRTVGKLVMGVRVVRDDGGPVRFRHSLVRAVLGLFELWSLAGSPAIICSLITQRGKRVGDLLAGTYVVRERSSARHVPLPPMPPELAGWARTADIGRLPLDTTTAARQFLARTATLNPASRTALGLQLAGALIPFVNPAPPAQADPERFLVAVLVERRDRDFERMQRREARTRELERTIGRA
- a CDS encoding ATP-binding protein, whose protein sequence is MDAETRDLARSIRTFLDDVVHSQQVDADESRPAVGDVVGAFLGVPAQQVPVVREEVPEHQYVDLDIALTLLAERGGEEEVVGIGGGDQRNHQGFSDFLSGVFGRFGTGAVDRVNLPTGPDTTRRVVAFGVRMLHFDGQPVAVLQRSAQRHSGHPAGFEVACPEEGLVPEFIAEVRRLMIEHSVLRGQVLSFSGSPYEHNNSGITFVHRPTVGAGDVVLPDGALERIARHVVGVGAHAEQLARAGQHLKRGILLYGPPGTGKTLTVRHLVARAQGTTVVLLAGQTLGFVTLAAHLARAMQPAIVVLEDCDLVAEDRGHSPGERPLLFELLDAMDGLDGDADVAFLLTTNRADLLERALAQRPGRVDLAVEVPLPDEAARLELFRLYARGLGVSEEVLRDAAARSAGVTASFAKELLRRAVLFGAEAGHDVRDEDVRAALDELLSDAESLTRSLLGSG
- a CDS encoding stage II sporulation protein M — translated: MDVDAFRAVHEHEWTRLRRLVGQRHLNGQEADELVVLYQRTATHLSSLRSAQSEPVLLDELSTVLVRARARLTGSRYTAWRQVVHFTTRGLPAALWRVRWWTSGAAAFTILLAVVSGVWMAGNPAAQASLFGSDENVRQLVNSDFSGYYSEYGHASFAGRVWTNNAVVAATCIALGITGVFVVVALTQNAVNVGLQGGLLIENGRGELFFGLILPHGLLELTAVFVAAGAGMKLFWAWVSPGARTRSQSLATEGRAMMGIALGLVFVLFVSGLIEGFVTPSGLPTWARIGVGALAEVAFLTYVLVLGRPAARAGETGDLEERFAGDTAPVSA
- a CDS encoding GlxA family transcriptional regulator, translating into MAGTGGAHRVAVLVLDGAKPLDVGIPAQVFSRRPSMPYEVRVCGARPGAVRGGDGLAYQVAEGLEALQEADTVFVPGYRDPATTRPAPEVVEALRAAHARGARLAAISTGAFALAATGLLDGLRATTHWHYARALAQRHPAVRVDENVLFVDEGSVLTSAGAASGLDLCLHLVRRDHGVGLSNHTARRLVTAPYRSGGQAQYVPRSVPEPVDDLYAGTREWVLRHLGQPLTLEALARHARVSARTFSRRFLEGTGYTPMQWVLRTRIDAARELLERSDLGVEQIADRVGLGSGANLRLHFRRVLGTSPTAYRHTFAP